One Salmo salar chromosome ssa01, Ssal_v3.1, whole genome shotgun sequence DNA window includes the following coding sequences:
- the LOC106608423 gene encoding 40S ribosomal protein S24 isoform X1, producing MNDTVTVRTRKFMTNRLLQRKQMVVDVLHPGKATVPKTEIREKLAKMYKTTPDVVFVFGFRTQFGGGKTTGFAMVYDSLDYAKKNEPKHRLARHGLYEKKKSSRKQRKERKNRMKKVRGTKKASVGAAGKKKK from the exons ATG AACGACACAGTGACAGTCAGAACCCGAAAGTTCATGACAAACCGGCTGCTTCAGAGGAAGCAAATG GTTGTCGATGTCCTCCATCCGGGCAAAGCCACAGTCCCCAAGACTGAGATCCGGGAGAAGCTGGCCAAAATGTACAAGACCACCCCTGATGTGGTGTTCGTCTTTGGCTTCAGGACCCAGTTTGGTGGCGGCAAGACGACGGGCTTCGCCATGGTCTACGACTCTCTCGACTACGCTAAGAAAAACGAGCCCAAGCACAGACTGGCCAGG CACGGTCTCTATGAGAAGAAGAAGTCCTCCAGAAAACAGCGCAAGGAACGCAAGAACAGAATGAAGAAAGTACGAGGCACCAAGAAAGCCAGTGTGGGCGCTGCTGGCAAAAAG AAG aaatga
- the LOC106608423 gene encoding 40S ribosomal protein S24 isoform X2, translated as MNDTVTVRTRKFMTNRLLQRKQMVVDVLHPGKATVPKTEIREKLAKMYKTTPDVVFVFGFRTQFGGGKTTGFAMVYDSLDYAKKNEPKHRLARHGLYEKKKSSRKQRKERKNRMKKVRGTKKASVGAAGKKK; from the exons ATG AACGACACAGTGACAGTCAGAACCCGAAAGTTCATGACAAACCGGCTGCTTCAGAGGAAGCAAATG GTTGTCGATGTCCTCCATCCGGGCAAAGCCACAGTCCCCAAGACTGAGATCCGGGAGAAGCTGGCCAAAATGTACAAGACCACCCCTGATGTGGTGTTCGTCTTTGGCTTCAGGACCCAGTTTGGTGGCGGCAAGACGACGGGCTTCGCCATGGTCTACGACTCTCTCGACTACGCTAAGAAAAACGAGCCCAAGCACAGACTGGCCAGG CACGGTCTCTATGAGAAGAAGAAGTCCTCCAGAAAACAGCGCAAGGAACGCAAGAACAGAATGAAGAAAGTACGAGGCACCAAGAAAGCCAGTGTGGGCGCTGCTGGCAAAAAG AAG
- the LOC106608423 gene encoding 40S ribosomal protein S24 isoform X3, translating into MNDTVTVRTRKFMTNRLLQRKQMVVDVLHPGKATVPKTEIREKLAKMYKTTPDVVFVFGFRTQFGGGKTTGFAMVYDSLDYAKKNEPKHRLARHGLYEKKKSSRKQRKERKNRMKKVRGTKKASVGAAGKK; encoded by the exons ATG AACGACACAGTGACAGTCAGAACCCGAAAGTTCATGACAAACCGGCTGCTTCAGAGGAAGCAAATG GTTGTCGATGTCCTCCATCCGGGCAAAGCCACAGTCCCCAAGACTGAGATCCGGGAGAAGCTGGCCAAAATGTACAAGACCACCCCTGATGTGGTGTTCGTCTTTGGCTTCAGGACCCAGTTTGGTGGCGGCAAGACGACGGGCTTCGCCATGGTCTACGACTCTCTCGACTACGCTAAGAAAAACGAGCCCAAGCACAGACTGGCCAGG CACGGTCTCTATGAGAAGAAGAAGTCCTCCAGAAAACAGCGCAAGGAACGCAAGAACAGAATGAAGAAAGTACGAGGCACCAAGAAAGCCAGTGTGGGCGCTGCTGGCAAAAAG